A window of the Lactuca sativa cultivar Salinas chromosome 5, Lsat_Salinas_v11, whole genome shotgun sequence genome harbors these coding sequences:
- the LOC111905181 gene encoding probable histone H2A.3, which translates to MAGRGKTLASSGAAKKATSRSSKAGLQFPVGRIARFLKAGKYAERVGAGAPVYLAAVLEYLAAEVLELAGNAARDNKKTRIVPRHIQLAVRNDEELSKLLGDVTIANGGVMPNIHNLLLPKKAPGSSKPTGDDD; encoded by the exons ATGGCTGGTCGAGGCAAAACCCTAGCATCATCCGGAGCAGCAAAGAAGGCCACTTCAAGAAGTAGTAAGGCTGGTCTTCAATTTCCCGTCGGTCGTATCGCCCGTTTCTTGAAAGCCGGTAAGTACGCTGAGCGTGTTGGTGCTGGAGCTCCCGTCTACCTTGCCGCCGTTCTCGAATATCTAGCAGCAGAA GTGCTTGAGTTGGCTGGAAACGCTGCAAGGGACAACAAGAAGACGAGAATCGTGCCGAGACATATCCAATTGGCCGTAAGGAACGATGAGGAACTAAGCAAGCTTCTAGGTGATGTGACAATCGCTAATGGAGGTGTAATGCCTAACATCCACAACCTATTGCTTCCGAAGAAGGCACCCGGTTCTTCTAAGCCAACTGGTGACGACGATTAG